acggcacagacagtacaaacagtacagacagcacagacagcacagacagtacagacagtacagacagtacagacggcacagacagtacaaacagtacagacagtacaggcagtacagacagtacagacagtacaaacagtacaggcagtacaaacagcacagacagtacagacagcacagacagcacagacggcacagacagtacagacagtacagacggcacagacagtacaaacagtacagacagtacaaacagtacagacagtacaaacagtacaggcagtacagacagtacagacagtacaaacagtacagacagtacaaacagtacaggcagtacaaacagtacaggcggcacagacagtacaaacagtacaggcagtacaaacagtacaggcagtacagacagtacagacagtacaaacagtacagacagtacagacagtacagacagtacaaacagtacagacagtacaggcggcacagacagtacagacagtacaaacagtacagacagtacaggcagtacaaacagtacagacagtacagacagcacagacagtacaaacagtacagacagtacaaacagtacagacagtacagacagtacagacagcacagacagtacaaacagtacagacagtacaaacagtacaggcggcacagacagtacagacagtacaggcagtacaaacagtacagacagtacaaacagtacaaacagtacaggcGGCACAGACAGTACAggcagtacaaacagtacaggcagtacaaacagtacagacagtacaaacagtacagacagtacagacagtacaaacagtacaaacagtacaggcggcacagacagtacagacagtacaaacagtacagacagtacaggcagtacagacagtacagacagtacagacagtacaaacagtacaaacagtacagacagtacagacagtacaaacagtacaaacagtacaggcggcacagacagtacagacagtacaaacagtacagacagtacaggcagtacagacagtacagacagtacagacagtacagacagtacagacagtacaaacagtacagacagtacaggcagtacaaacagtacagacagtacagacagcacagacagtacaaacagtacagacagtacaaacagtacagacagtacagacagtacagacagcacagacagtacaaacagtacagacagtacaaacagtacaggcggcacagacagtacagacagtacaggcagtacaaacagtacagacagtacaaacagtacaaacagtacaggcggcacagacagtacagacagtacaggcagtacaaacagtacaggcagtacaaacagtacagacagtacaaacagtacagacagtacagacagtacaaacagtacaaacagtacaggcggcacagacagtacagacagtacaaacagtacagacagtacaggcagtacagacagtacagacagtacagacagtacaggcagtacaaacagtacaggcagtacaaacagtacagacagtacaaacagtacagacagtacagacagtacaaacagtacaaacagtacaaacagtacaggcggcacagacagtacaaacagtacagacagtacaggcagtacagacagtacagacagtacagacagtacaggcagtacaaacagtacagacagtacaggcagtacaaacagtacagactgtacaaacagtacaggcagtacaaacagtacagacagtacaaacagtacaaacagtacaaacaaTACAGGCggcacagacagtacagacagtacaaacagtacagacagtacaaacagtacagacagtacagacagtacaaacagtacaggcagtacagacagtacaaacagtacaggcagtacagacagtacagtcagtacaaacagtacaggcagtacaaacagtacagacagtacagacagtacaaacagtacagacagtacaggcagtacagacagtacaaacagtacagacagtacaaacagtacaggcggcacagacagtacagacagtacagacagtacagacagtacagacagtacaaacagtacagacagtacaaacagtacaggcAGTACAggcagtacaaacagtacagacagtacagacagtatagacagtacagacagtacagacagtacagacagtatagacagtacagacagtacagacagtatcACCAGAGACATAAGTCTGTTGATTGAAGAACATGTCTGCTACTTTTATTATCGAAAGAAAAATTAGAAAAACGCCGTCAGAGTTTCTCAGAGCGTCTGCTGACATCATCTGActgtccaacagtccaaaacccaaaaatattcactttactataACGTAAGACAACGAAAGACAGAAAATTCTCAAATTTGACAAAGTGAgaccatcaaatatttggaattttttgcttaaaaaaggACTTAATCAATAactcgattatcaaaatagctgcagattaaCATTTTGTCGATCGACTCCAGTAATCAATACtcttattattataattaatgttCAAGACTGAAGCAGCTTCATGGAGAAGAACAACTTTAATATGAGACCAAACGTGTTGGTTTATTAATAAAGTTGATCTTTATCCAACATGTGTTGAAGACTGAACTATAAGCAGACATGAAGCCCAGTTTAAAACCAACCAGTACAGAATGTATAACTGGTAATGAAGACATCTGcaggtctctgtgtgtgtgtctgagggcAACAAACAGTCTTCATATGATCAGTCGGTGGTTTATTCAGGATGTTGCTCCACATATTTAACAGAAATGTTTCACACAGTTTGGCTGTAAAACTTCCTGTTgttcatttgaattttgtttatattctttAACTGGGCGAGCAGGTCAATACAGGTTGGTATGCTTAGAATTCTTTGCACGTACATacaaaaacatctaaaactGAAGTTtatcaaagaggaaaaagaaaaacaaacagcaacttcctataatgtaaaaataaattgtgtgtgtgtgtgtgtatgtgtgcgcgcgcgcgtgtgtgtgtgcgtgtgtgtgtgtgtgtgtgtgtgtgtgcgtgcgtgtgtgtgtgtgtgtgtgtgtgtgtgtcagaacgTGGAGCTGGTGAACGACGTGCAGAAGTCGATCCTCCAGCTTCAAGCAGAGTGTGAGAAGCTTCATGAAACCACCAGATGTTTACATGAagacaacagacagaaacagagtcACATCGAGGTAAACAAGTAAACAACTTTTCTCAACCGTTTATTAAACCTTTATGGTATTTTGGACTCATATTTACTCCAGAACAGTAATGAAGCAACAAAGAGACTGAACGTGATGTTTATTACGGTGTATTAAATCGATTATCTCTGCAGGAACTGTACAAGACGacggaggagctggaggagaagaaggcCGACAAGCAGATGGTTGAGACTGAAATCGTGAGTGTCGTATCTCTCCTGCTCGATCAACCTTTTGCAGTATTTTCCTGCTAATAATCTGAAACTTGTCGTCTCTCCTCACCTGAAGAAAGCAGATAAAAGCGCTCTGGACAGCAAAGTGAGCCGCCTGCAGTTCGACTCGGTGACGGAGCAGATCAACACCATGTTCCACGAGCTGCTCAACAAGGTGACGGGGCAGGAGCAGGACTGGCACAAGGTCATCGACAAACTCTCCACCGAGATGGAGTGTAAAGTAAGGCCCTTCGTTTTATTCTCTCATTTACCTGAGACGGATGAGacgtttgacctctgacctctccgCAGCTGAACAGGATCGAGTTGGACTCTGTGAAGAAGCAGCTGGAAAACCGCTGGAAGAACATCCACGAGAAGCTGCAGGCTCAGGGAGCGCCGGAGCACGAGGACGCCGCCGGTATCAGGAAGTAAGTGTTAAAACGTTCCAGACGTGTCCGGCTCACCGCGCCTTCTAACGGCACAATCAGGAAGTGTGTGAGGGGAAAGTGAcgtttctctgtgtttatttcCAGACAACTCGTCGACAGATTTCACTGCCTCTCCTGCGACCGACCGGTCGTCAAACACACACCCGGACCGTGAGTCAACACCAACCACGCTGGCTTTAGTATCAGTAGCATGTTGTCTAGTTTCCTGTAGTGATTCTGAAGTTCAAGAGCAGCTTTCAACTAACAGCAACATTTAAACCTTGTATGGAGCCCAAACTGTCTGATATTAGAATATAGTCAGACATAAACACTGAGTCTGTATCCGGGTAAAacagctgtgtctcaaatcacttctgttagtacactaTGTACACTATATGTTACTGCGTAGTGTGCAAATTCCTACAGagtagtgttgtctcaaatcaaacatggccgttgtgcacttaccagaaatgacgatcgcaaattagcattagctagcgttatCGTTAGCGCTagcaaatcattacagactgctaaatgaacccaaaaaacatactgatggttTATATccaacaacagtatagtggagcttagtgctaaaaacacatgtataacttacacTTGTATAATGCGGTGATGTTCACTGTAGTTACAACGTACCCagccgccatttccagtttaaaaagtggtccctcccgttctgctacgtagccaagatggcgaccattgagggcgagaagcgtccatagttccacactcaactttttgactgttttgagtgcaccatctgGGTTCTCACAGTACGCTGCGTTTCCCATAATTCTCAGtgtgtgaacgcacttatgcactcaaaatgttcaGTGTGAGTACAGAAGTGAAGAGATTTGAGACGCAGCACGTCTGTCTAAGATGAGAGGTTGTATATTTcctgtgtgttgtattttttaattattataaatgatTTCATCTTTCCAAACATCTCTGACCTGCTCTCTGAACTCGTCTCCTCTCGTATCTCTGGGGGAATAAAAAGGCATCTGGTGACGCTGCCGTCCACTCCCGGGTTCCCCTCGCACAAGTCCATCAGGCCGTTCACTGTTTACGCTCTGGAGCAGTTCCGTCAGCACTACAGGAGGTGAGATGAGTTACTGCTGTGTCCTCTGATCGCCAGCAGGTGGCACAAGAGCCTCAGAAAGATGATTCACTTAAAAGTCCAAACCAGCAGGACTGTAAACATGATGTTATGCAGGGACACCTTCAGTCTAGTTGTTGTTAGTTTCCTCATCATCTGCTGCCGTCTCAGCCTCAAACCAGGGACCAACCGCTACAACTACGAGGTAGCAAACTCTCCTGGGAGAAGGGAGCAGCTTCAGAGGAGCCACGCCGCCATGTGCAGGCAGATAGAGAGCGCGCAGAGACGACTGAGACACTGCGACAGGGCCGACAGCAGCCCGGACACTCTGAGCGACatccagaaccagaaccagaaccagcaGTGAGTCAGGGAGCAGAGGACAGATGTTCAGACTGAAGCAGCTCGTAGAGGAGGGAACTGCATACTGACATGACTGTAACAAGAGTGTAAAGATTAGGATTGATTTTATTCACAACCAAATACTTTCATGTACATTTAggaagacagacttggaaaacagtgaatctgtcctttaatttAGGTTCATTTAGGTTTAAGACAAGACGACACAGCTGTTGCAACAGGAAATAAGATTTCAGAATATCACACGCATGAAGTGTTGAGtagaaagaaatgaatgaaacttAGATAAATAAGTAGCGCTGCAGAGCTGCATCCAGTCGTGATTACATCAGAAACATCTGCAGTtgatttgcatatttaattGCTGGAATGCAAAACAGCATTTTCTGCTCTCTCCTATTGATCCTGAACAAATCTGAAAATCTGCATCAACTGTTagagattaaaaaagaaaaaggaaactgcacactttcatttttatttgattttttgttttttgacagcAACAATGTTCATtaatcagcagaaaaaaagactgaaaataagaTTTATTCTAAGAGGCTAAATTCTATCTGTTGTATCAGATGTTAAAGgacaatttcacaattttttaagtgtgttttaaaacaacagtcaggagtcaGAATGAACAATAATGAACCAAAAGTCAttaaaaagtctgtgtgaagcttatatgagtcttcatcagtctgagttaatcatcaagtggatatctgacacatttacagtctctttgtgtttcctcggacagtgtttccctgttgagctgcaggtggaagtatagtaacaaaaagaggaactttggcactaaaaagactgtaacggtgaaagatatctacttgatttgactcatttggacgctgaagcttcatattagcttcagataaactttaaatacatcaGGGTGGGTCAGGGTGCTAATGttcagtatgaagaggaggtttcactgttcatttgggctcctgactgttgctttaagacacttgaaaactgtgaactcgtcctttaaagaAGCGACTGAAATTAGAATAAAGTGacacaaacagcaaacatcCACCAATCAAACAACATAATATAATTAACAACAATCCGTAGTGAGTTCAGTTCCTCTTCAGAGAAAGCAGAAGGcttcacatttaattttagaCTCTCTTTATGTTTTCCCATCTCGACGTCTGTGCAGCGAACGCATCTCCGAGCTGACGGACTACAGTCACCTGTCGGTGTCGCGGAGCTGCGGCGGGAGTCACACCATCACCTCGGCCAGCCAGCGACGCAGCGGCCTGCAGTACATGAAGCACCACAACCAGCCTGAAGGCGACGCGGTGCTGCAGGTAACATGATCCGGTCCAGAATAGAAAACCTCCACATCAAAGAATAAAACCATCCGACAGGATCAATCTACACTGATCTGATCCTCACAGACTGACACataaaactttacttttatttgtgaTGCTTTAGTAGACTTTGTGGATCAAACTGCTGTACTTTACTGGAATCTTTGCTGCTTCCagtttctcagatgtgaggatttaaaacagacagtaaactgtcgatcagacaaaacaagacgtcataacatcataacaggcaaaatgattaatcaagaaaataattggcaaataaaatagttataattagcTTAATTTCAACCAAAcacatcattaaaatgttgcttatacTTGTatttatcagtaataataataataataataataatccagtgATATAATACATATTATAATAATGTAACTCATCCTGCTGCATAATCAGTgagaacttttacttttgatacattttgctgataatatttttacattaaaaaacttttaacttgtaatggaatatttttacacCTTTACTTAAAGTTTTCAAAGAATCAGTGTTGtcccctgacctttgacctcttcctctgtgtgtgtgtgtgtgtgtgtgtgtgtgtgtgtgtgtgtgtgtgtgcgtgtgtgcgtgtgtgtgtttactggtcAGTCAGAGGAGGTTGATATCGTCGGACTGGACGGGCATATTTACAAAGGTCGCCTGAACGCACCGTCcatcagaaacacagaaactaaaCTACCAACAATCCCCAGCAAAGACGGTGAGTTTATtcactttattacatttattcagtTCATTACGTTTAGTTTCCTGTTTGATTTACTGAACACTGTCTCATCAGTGATgctttatgaatataaatatactttataaacgtaacattttactttaagtgccgttatttatcatttatcagcagtaaacaaacatttaattgtttataaaacactataatgtagttataagcagatataaagacatttttaagtgtttattaatgttcagAATTTGTCAACAATTCTAACTTCTCCCATGAAGAAACTCACTATAACAGCTGCATTATAGTGAgttaaactataaataaaaacaatcacgTTTGGTGAAAGTTATCATTCAGTCTAAAGCAGGAGCTCACCGTTGTCATGACGCTCAGTGTTCTGGCTGAGAGCTGAAAATGTCTCGGTGAGAAACATCTGAGGTTTGAGTTGGTGGTGATTAACccttgtttcacacacacacacacacacacacacacacacacacacacacacacacacacacacacacacacacacacactgtgctctGCAGGAGTGTGTAAGACTAAAGACAAAGCCAAGAACTCTCCGTCCAAACCCGCCGTCTCTCCGGAGGCGGGACACGGCGCTCCGGTTCCTCATCCTCACAGTGCCAAGAGCGGCCAGTGCAGCCGCTCAGGTGAGTctatctgacacacacacacgcacgcacacacacgcacgcacacacaccacacacaccacgcgcacgcacgcacacacactttattgTCACATGACAGAGAACAGTCAGTTAAATCCCTTCTgatacacatttaaatacaaaactgtTCAAATTTAAAACTACAAACACAAAACTTACTAAAAGTTTTCAAAGAATCAGTGTTGTCtcccctgacctttgaccttttcctctgtgtgcgtgtgtgtgtctgtgtgtgtgtgtgtgtgtgtgtgtgtgtgtgtgtgtgtgtgtgtgtgtgtgtgtgtgtgtctgtctgtctgtctgtgtgtgtctgtgtctgtctgtctgtctgtgtgtgtgtgtatgtgtgtgtgtgtctgtctgtgtgtgtgtgtgtgtgtctgtgtgtgtgtctgtgtctgtgtgtgtctgtgtgtgtctgtgtgtgtctgtgtgtgtgtgtgtgtgtgtctccagccTCCAGCAGCTCAGGCCGTGATTGGCCCGTGTCGACTCTCGGCTGCACGTCTCAGAGCTCCGTCACCGCCGAGCCGCCGGACAACGAGAC
The genomic region above belongs to Thunnus albacares chromosome 17, fThuAlb1.1, whole genome shotgun sequence and contains:
- the LOC122967778 gene encoding glutamine-rich protein 2 isoform X3, with protein sequence MSEEGISLYELLNLSIGTPQTGAVNFSALHELLHAVLKQLGLREMKIRWKELPPGLGGRGHPEPLMEVSGTEQDSDTEEKLHRTQRGMSAAEREAQPGTELLERTPSSGTAADGQRRLQTRIQSCEDGVSKAMKLIQELHNQRDDMKEEMKELRHQQEKIVCAQAETDSAVEKCCQRLNMLEDTVISMSDAFEKYPDVEELSQCVTWDVMQSALLSERENLQKELVNSGVVDPSAAVKPFSSSSTAVNAEPSHTGAPSSPRAAEDAVSPAAPPVPAEQQTHPKTAGTGAGTPLTRKGSGSQRYPETVEALRNIGKLKEKHNKLEARVAELEEGKLDQTQLTQLRELVTNKGSRNVYNNLMDQMNQQRALIDSLMSDREKNVELVNDVQKSILQLQAECEKLHETTRCLHEDNRQKQSHIEELYKTTEELEEKKADKQMVETEIKADKSALDSKVSRLQFDSVTEQINTMFHELLNKVTGQEQDWHKVIDKLSTEMECKLNRIELDSVKKQLENRWKNIHEKLQAQGAPEHEDAAGIRKQLVDRFHCLSCDRPVVKHTPGPHLVTLPSTPGFPSHKSIRPFTVYALEQFRQHYRSLKPGTNRYNYEVANSPGRREQLQRSHAAMCRQIESAQRRLRHCDRADSSPDTLSDIQNQNQNQHERISELTDYSHLSVSRSCGGSHTITSASQRRSGLQYMKHHNQPEGDAVLQSEEVDIVGLDGHIYKGRLNAPSIRNTETKLPTIPSKDGVCKTKDKAKNSPSKPAVSPEAGHGAPVPHPHSAKSGQCSRSASSSSGRDWPVSTLGCTSQSSVTAEPPDNETHNL